The following nucleotide sequence is from Cetobacterium somerae ATCC BAA-474.
GCTACATAATTTTATATTTTTAGCTTTATTTCTATAAAAACCAGTACTTTTTATTAATGTTTCAATATCTTCTAATGGCATTGCTGCAAATTGTTCTGGAGTATTCACTATTTTATACATATTCTCTGTAACAATATTTACTCTCACATCTGTACATTGAGCTGACAATATAACCGCTACTAAAAGTTCAAAGGGTGTTGTATAATTTAAAGCACACTTTGGATGCCCAAATTTATTTTGTAAAACCTCTATTACTTTTAAAGCTCTTTCTTTTTTTCTCAAAATGCCCTCCACTATTCAAAAACTTTCATATATAAAAAATAATCGATACCTCCATGTTCTATTTGCCCTTTAAACTTAAACTGAGCCTTTTCAAAACATAAAATTGATCTATCATTTTCTTCTAAAATATACGCTACAACATATTTTAAATTTTGATATTTAAATCTTAATTCGTCTATACTTGCATTTACTATTGTTGTGGAATAACCTCTCCCTCTTATACATTCAGCTAAATATAGGGAAATTTCTGCACCTTCAAAATCTTCGTCTAGTTGAAATTTTACATTTCCTAAGAAAGTTCCTTTTAAGTCTTCGACAGTAAACATTGCATAATTAGGAGAACTTATTAAGAATTTATACCATCTTTCATGATTCTTTTTTTGTTCTTCCTCATCATTTTTACAATATTTTTTTACATAGTTCAAATTTAAATGATTATATATATTTTCTATGTCATCCGTCGTGGTTTCCCTTACTACTATCACTACTTTATAACAATCCTATTATATTTTTTCTTTCCTTGTTTTATCATCATAGCTCCATCTATAAATAAGTCATTTGTTATCTCCATAGCAAAATCCGTTACTTTTTCATCATTTATAGTTAAACCATTTTGCTGAACTAATCTTCTTCCTTCACTCTTTGTTTTTAATAATCCTAATTCAACCATTAAATCTACTACACCTTTTCCTAAAACTTCCTCTGTCACTTCTGATGTTGGTACATTTGTTAAATCAAGTCCACCTTGACCAAATAATGCTTCTGACGCTTGTTTTGCCTTTTCAGCCTCTTCTTTTCCGTGAACAATTTTTGTCACTTCATAAGCTAATACTTTCTTAGCTTCGTTTATTTCTGCTCCCTCTAATGATGAAAGTCTTCTAACTTCATCCATAGGTAAGAATGTTAACAATGCTAATGGTTGAGCTACGTCTGCATCTGGAAGATTTCTCCAATATTGATAAAACTCATATGGAGATGTTTTTTCTGGATCTAACCATAAAGCTCCTTTTGCTGTTTTTCCCATTTTATTACCTTCACTATTAGTTAGTAAAGTACATGTCATTGCATAACCTTGTTTTCTGTCTTTTTTTCTAATTAAATCTACTCCTGCAATCATATTAGACCATTGGTCATCTCCACCTAGCTGCATAGTACATCCAAACTTTCTATTTAAAACTAAGAAGTCATATCCTTGCATTAACATATAGTTAAACTCTAAAAACGATAGTCCTCCATTTTCCATTCTAGACTTAAAGCACTCTGCAGATAGCATTCTATTTACAGAAAATT
It contains:
- the tyrS gene encoding tyrosine--tRNA ligase — translated: MSNVFEVLKDRGYIKQMTHEEEIKELLAKEKVTFYIGFDPTADSLHVGHFIAMMFMSHMQQHGHRPIALIGGGTAQIGDPSGRTDMRQMMTDEIIAHNVASIKKQMEKFIDFSDDKALLVNNADWLRGLNYIDFIRDIGSQFSVNRMLSAECFKSRMENGGLSFLEFNYMLMQGYDFLVLNRKFGCTMQLGGDDQWSNMIAGVDLIRKKDRKQGYAMTCTLLTNSEGNKMGKTAKGALWLDPEKTSPYEFYQYWRNLPDADVAQPLALLTFLPMDEVRRLSSLEGAEINEAKKVLAYEVTKIVHGKEEAEKAKQASEALFGQGGLDLTNVPTSEVTEEVLGKGVVDLMVELGLLKTKSEGRRLVQQNGLTINDEKVTDFAMEITNDLFIDGAMMIKQGKKKYNRIVIK
- a CDS encoding GNAT family N-acetyltransferase; the protein is MIVVRETTTDDIENIYNHLNLNYVKKYCKNDEEEQKKNHERWYKFLISSPNYAMFTVEDLKGTFLGNVKFQLDEDFEGAEISLYLAECIRGRGYSTTIVNASIDELRFKYQNLKYVVAYILEENDRSILCFEKAQFKFKGQIEHGGIDYFLYMKVFE